ACTCAATACAGATTCGGATACAAGCACGAAATCTAATCATTAGATTTTCATAAAGTGTGTAAAGGCTCTCCGAAAGGAGGGCCTTTTTTATTTGTAGACCTCAGGACAAGAAGTTCTAATCCCAAAGCATTATCTTTTTTTCGTTCCTCTCACTCTACGTTGATGCAAGAAAAAGGGAATATAAGCCTGGATCTTCCCGCTTGATTCTATTACTCCTCGTTTGTTTGATGACGTATGATTCGAAACAAATGGGCCCCTCTTGCCCTTCTCATTCTATTACCGTTTAGCAATTCTGACGCAAAATCTTATGTCATGGGAAGCTTAGGTCTTCAATTCGACTTAGGAAGCTTGGGAAATACGATCGCCACTGATGGATTGAATGCATCTAGCAATTATTCATCCACCGCATCCGATGGAACACCTGGGATTCTCCCTCGTAGAGTAATCATTCCTGAAGATAGGCTTTTGACTCTGCAACATACTACTGACGGTTTGATCAAAACCAAAGCGAATGGTGCAATGTCTGGTATTGTGATGTCCATCGGATTCGAGCAAGACTTCGGAAAGGCTTTCTTCTGGAGAGTCAACGCAAACTATACTCGGAAAGTAATGGGAGGAGATACTACTTCTTCTTTTCTAGGATATCAGTTCTATGATGTTACTTGGGATTACAGCGCTGTTCAAATTCCTGTCAACATAGGTATTAAACTTTCTGCAACTGAAAATACGTCTTTCTATATCGGTGCCGGTGCTCACTACTTCAAAGGTGGATGGACTTTAGAAGGAAGTAATAGAACGGAAGACGTTCACCAATTCTTATCCACTGTTCCGGGTGCGACTCAGATCAGCGATCTTCTTGCTGATGGAACTTCTCCTGTTGCAAACTGGGAAAAGACATCTTTCAACGTTGCTGGATTCGCTCCAAACTGGTTGATCGGTGCTCAATCCAGAATTTCGGATAAGGGCCACATTTATATGGAAGCCGAAACTTTATATTCTTTCAAATACGGTATCGCTCACCCATCCTCTTTGGGTGGTGCGTTAGGGCTCGCTCCGAGTGTAGCTTATCCTATCGTACTAGGCGGAACTCAATATAGATTCGGATACAAGCACGAGATTTAAATATTCTAGTTTATAGTAATATTTTATGAAATCCTAAAGCAGTTCGGTTCTTCCTAACAAAGGAACGAATTTCAC
Above is a window of Leptospira semungkisensis DNA encoding:
- a CDS encoding porin OmpL1 yields the protein MIRNKWAPLALLILLPFSNSDAKSYVMGSLGLQFDLGSLGNTIATDGLNASSNYSSTASDGTPGILPRRVIIPEDRLLTLQHTTDGLIKTKANGAMSGIVMSIGFEQDFGKAFFWRVNANYTRKVMGGDTTSSFLGYQFYDVTWDYSAVQIPVNIGIKLSATENTSFYIGAGAHYFKGGWTLEGSNRTEDVHQFLSTVPGATQISDLLADGTSPVANWEKTSFNVAGFAPNWLIGAQSRISDKGHIYMEAETLYSFKYGIAHPSSLGGALGLAPSVAYPIVLGGTQYRFGYKHEI